The following coding sequences are from one Formosa haliotis window:
- a CDS encoding family 43 glycosylhydrolase yields MKHFNLILIFMIIGTPCFAQNPFVTHMYTADPSARVFNDTLYVYPSHDPDDAEWFDMVDWHVFSTTDMVTWTDHGVALDIKDVKWATKYAWAPDCIQANGKYYFYFPTDQFHIGVAVSDSPTGPFVDPLGKPLISMDTKGVVCNRDFIDPGVFIDDDGQAYLYMGQLVVNAIKLNPDMVSYDGEVHLLEGTDDFFEASWMHKYKGKYYLSYVGTSGEIKYCTADNPLGPFEYKGVILEKMNSGTNHHSIVEYKGQWYLFYHNSDLYYKNHPEVERKFGWGHEGSPHPFRRSICFDKLFYNEDGTIQQVIPTK; encoded by the coding sequence ATGAAACATTTCAACCTTATTCTTATATTTATGATTATTGGAACCCCTTGCTTCGCTCAAAATCCGTTTGTTACACATATGTATACGGCAGATCCTTCGGCGCGGGTTTTTAACGATACGCTTTATGTATATCCATCTCACGATCCAGATGATGCCGAGTGGTTCGATATGGTAGATTGGCATGTATTTTCTACCACCGATATGGTAACCTGGACCGATCACGGTGTTGCTTTAGACATTAAAGATGTAAAATGGGCTACAAAATATGCTTGGGCACCAGACTGCATTCAAGCCAATGGGAAATACTATTTTTATTTTCCTACAGACCAATTTCATATAGGTGTTGCAGTAAGCGATTCCCCTACTGGGCCTTTTGTTGACCCGCTAGGTAAGCCTTTAATTTCTATGGATACCAAAGGCGTAGTTTGTAACAGAGATTTTATAGATCCTGGCGTGTTTATAGACGACGACGGACAAGCCTATTTATATATGGGCCAGTTGGTCGTTAATGCCATAAAACTGAATCCCGATATGGTTTCTTACGATGGTGAAGTGCACTTATTGGAAGGTACCGACGATTTTTTTGAAGCCTCTTGGATGCATAAATACAAAGGAAAATACTATTTATCGTATGTAGGAACTAGTGGTGAAATAAAATATTGTACGGCAGACAACCCTTTAGGCCCTTTTGAATATAAAGGGGTGATTTTAGAAAAAATGAATAGTGGCACAAACCATCACTCCATAGTTGAATATAAGGGACAATGGTATCTATTTTATCATAATTCCGATTTGTATTATAAAAATCACCCCGAAGTAGAACGAAAGTTTGGTTGGGGTCATGAAGGTAGTCCACATCCCTTTCGTAGATCGATTTGTTTTGACAAATTATTTTATAACGAAGATGGCACCATACAACAAGTTATTCCAACAAAATAG